The Triticum dicoccoides isolate Atlit2015 ecotype Zavitan chromosome 6A, WEW_v2.0, whole genome shotgun sequence genome has a window encoding:
- the LOC119316533 gene encoding putative multidrug resistance protein, whose amino-acid sequence MGGAADAKKAPFGSSLVSVFMHADAADVALMVLGLVGAIGDGISTPAMLLITSRIFNDLGSGPDLLQEFSSKIDENARNLVFLALGCWVMAFLEGYCWSRTAERQASRMRARYLAAVLRQDVEYFDLKVGSTAEVIASVSNDSLVVQDVLSEKVPNFVMNAAMFFGSYAVALALLWRLTLVALPSVLLLIIPGFMYGRILIGLARRIREQYTRPGAVAEQAISSVRTVYSFAAERATMAHFSAALEESTRLGIKQGLAKGIAVGSNGITFAIWAFNVWYGSRLVMYHGYQGGTVFAASASIILGGLALGSGLSNVKYFSEASAAGERVLAVIRRVPKIDSGSDTGEELANVAGEVEFKNVEFCYPSRPESPIFASFCLRVPAGRTAALVGSSGSGKSTVVALLERFYDPSGGEVALDGVDIRRLRLKWLRTQMGLVSQEPALFATSIMENILFGKEDATPEEVTAAAKAANAHNFISQLPQGYDTQVGERGVQMSGGQKQRIAIARAILKSPKILLLDEATSALDTESERVVQEALDLASVGRTTIVVAHRLSTIRNADMIAVMQYGEVKELGSHEELIADENGLYSSLVRLQQTRESNEVDEVSGAGSTSALGQSSSHSMSRRFSAASRSSSARSLGDAGDADNTEDPKLPLPSFRRLLMLNAPEWRQALMGGFSAIVFGGIQPAYAYAMGSMISVYFLTDHGEIRDKTRTYALIFVALAVLSFLINIGQHYNFGAMGEYLTKRIREQMLTKILTFEIGWFDRDENSSGAICSQLAKDANVVRSLVGDRMALVIQTVSAVLIACTMGLVIAWRLALVMIAVQPLIIVCFYARRVLLKSMSKKSIQAQSESSKLAAEAVSNLRTITAFSSQDRILGLFNQAQNGPRKESIRQSWIAGLGLGTSMSLMTCTWALDFWFGGRLIAQHHITAKALFQTFMILVSTGRVIADAGSMTTDLAKGADAIASVFAVLDRVTEIDPDNPEGYKPEKLKGEVDIRGVDFAYPSRPDVIIFKGFSLSIQSGKSTALVGQSGSGKSTIIGLIERFYDPVRGMVKIDGRDIKTYNLRALRRHIGLVSQEPTLFAGTIRENIVYGTETASEAEIENAARSANAHDFISNLKDGYDTWCGERGVQLSGGQKQRIAIARAILKNPAILLLDEATSALDSQSEKVVQEALERVMVGRTSVVVAHRLSTIQNCDLITVLDKGIVVEKGTHSSLMSKGPSGTYYSLVSLQQGGNQN is encoded by the exons ATGGGTGGCGCGGCAGACGCCAAGAAGGCGCCCTTCGGCTCGTCGCTCGTGTCGGTGTTCATGCACGCCGACGCGGCGGACGTGGCGCTCATGGTGCTGGGCCTGGTGGGCGCCATCGGCGACGGCATCTCCACGCCGGCGATGCTGCTCATCACCAGCCGCATCTTCAACGACCTCGGCAGCGGCCCCGACCTCCTCCAGGAGTTCAGCTCCAAGATCGACGAG AACGCGCGGAACCTCGTCTTCTTGGCGCTGGGTTGCTGGGTCATGGCGTTCCTAG AGGGGTACTGCTGGTCGCGGACGGCGGAGCGGCAGGCGTCGCGGATGCGCGCGCGGTACCTGGCGGCGGTGCTCCGGCAGGACGTGGAGTACTTCGACCTAAAGGTGGGGTCGACGGCGGAGGTGATCGCCAGCGTCTCCAACGACAGCCTGGTGGTGCAGGACGTGCTGAGCGAGAAGGTGCCCAACTTCGTCATGAACGCCGCCATGTTCTTCGGCAGCTACGCCGTGGCCTTGGCGCTGCTGTGGCGGCTCACCCTGGTGGCGCTGCCGTCGGTCCTGCTGCTCATCATCCCCGGCTTCATGTACGGCCGCATCCTCATCGGCCTCGCGCGCCGGATCAGGGAGCAGTACACGCGCCCGGGCGCCGTCGCCGAGCAGGCCATCTCCTCGGTGCGCACCGTCTACTCCTTCGCGGCGGAGCGCGCCACCATGGCGCACTTCTCGGCGGCGCTCGAGGAGTCGACGCGGCTAGGGATCAAGCAGGGGCTCGCCAAGGGCATCGCCGTCGGCAGCAACGGCATCACCTTCGCCATCTGGGCCTTCAACGTCTGGTACGGCAGCCGCCTCGTCATGTACCACGGCTACCAGGGCGGCACCGTcttcgccgcctccgcctccatcaTCCTCGGCGGCCT GGCACTGGGGTCGGGGCTGTCGAACGTCAAGTACTTCTCGGAGGCGAGCGCGGCGGGGGAGCGGGTGCTGGCGGTGATCCGGCGGGTGCCCAAGATCGACTCGGGCAGCGACACCGGGGAGGAGCTGGCGAACGTGGCCGGCGAGGTGGAGTTCAAGAACGTGGAGTTCTGCTACCCGTCGCGGCCGGAGAGCCCCATCTTCGCCAGCTTCTGCCTGCGCGTGCCGGCGGGTCGCACGGCGGCGCTGGTGGGCAGCAGCGGGTCCGGCAAGTCGACGGTGGTGGCGCTCCTGGAGCGGTTCTACGACCCGTCGGGCGGGGAGGTGGCGCTGGACGGCGTGGACATCCGGCGGCTGCGGCTCAAGTGGCTGCGCACGCAGATGGGGCTGGTGAGCCAGGAGCCGGCGCTGTTCGCCACGTCCATCATGGAGAACATCCTGTTCGGCAAGGAGGACGCGACGCCGGAGGAGGTCACGGCCGCCGCCAAGGCCGCCAACGCGCACAACTTCATCTCCCAGCTGCCGCAGGGCTACGACACACAG GTGGGTGAGCGTGGTGTCCAGATGTCTGGAGGGCAGAAGCAGAGGATTGCTATTGCCAGAGCAATCCTGAAGTCACCCAAGATCCTCCTCCTTGATGAAGCCACCAGTGCACTGGATACTGAGTCAGAGCGTGTCGTACAGGAGgcactcgacctggcctccgtgggcCGGACGACTATCGTCGTTGCACATCGCCTCTCCACTATCCGCAATGCTGACATGATTGCTGTCATGCAGTACGGCGAGGTCAAGGAGCTGGGCTCCCATGAAGAGCTCATCGCCGATGAGAATGGCCTCTACTCATCTCTAGTTCGCCTTCAGCAGACTAGAGAATCGAATGAGGTTGATGAGGTCAGTGGAGCCGGCAGCACTTCTGCCCTGGGGCAGTCCAGCAGCCACAGCATGAGCAGGAGATTCTCCGCGGCTAGCAGgtcaagctcagcccggtcactggGTGATGCAGGCGATGCCGACAACACTGAGGATCCAAAGCTTCCTCTGCCGTCCTTCAGAAGGCTGCTTATGCTCAATGCGCCAGAGTGGAGGCAGGCGCTTATGGGAGGCTTCAGTGCAATTGTGTTTGGAGGCATCCAGCCTGCTTATGCATACGCGATGGGAAGCATGATCTCAGTCTACTTCTTGACCGATCACGGCGAGATCAGGGACAAAACAAGGACCTACGCTCTCATCTTTGTTGCCCTTGCAGTGCTCTCGTTCTTGATCAACATTGGACAGCATTACAACTTCGGTGCCATGGGAGAATACCTCACCAAGAGGATCAGGGAACAGATGCTAACAAAAATCCTCACTTTCGAGATCGGATGGTTTGACCGCGATGAGAACTCCAGCGGTGCCATATGCTCACAGCTTGCCAAGGACGCTAACGTG GTGAGGTCTCTAGTGGGTGACCGAATGGCGCTGGTGATCCAAACAGTTTCTGCGGTGCTTATTGCTTGCACCATGGGTCTGGTCATTGCCTGGCGCCTGGCCCTTGTCATGATAGCAGTGCAGCCTCTCATCATTGTCTGCTTCTATGCTCGCCGTGTCTTACTCAAGAGCATGTCCAAGAAATCAATACAGGCACAATCTGAAAGTAGCAAGCTAGCTGCTGAGGCTGTCTCCAATCTCCGTACCATCACGGCCTTCTCATCCCAGGACCGCATCTTAGGCCTCTTCAACCAAGCACAGAACGGCCCACGGAAGGAAAGCATCCGGCAGTCGTGGATTGCAGGCCTTGGCCTTGGCACTTCCATGAGCTTGATGACATGCACATGGGCCCTGGACTTCTGGTTTGGTGGCCGGCTCATAGCTCAGCACCACATTACTGCCAAGGCACTCTTCCAGACCTTCATGATTCTAGTAAGCACAGGGCGTGTGATTGCTGATGCAGGTAGCATGACAACAGACCTAGCTAAGGGTGCTGATGCAATCGCCTCGGTGTTTGCTGTTCTCGACCGGGTAACAGAAATCGACCCTGACAACCCTGAAGGATACAAGCCAGAGAAGCTCAAAGGCGAAGTGGACATCAGAGGAGTCGACTTTGCATACCCGTCAAGGCCAGATGTGATCATCTTCAAAGGATTCTCATTAAGCATCCAATCAGGCAAGTCAACAGCCCTGGTTGGGCAAAGTGGCTCTGGCAAGTCGACCATCATTGGGCTTATAGAGCGATTCTATGACCCGGTGAGGGGAATGGTAAAAATTGATGGCagagacatcaaaacatataatctTCGAGCCCTGCGGCGGCACATTGGACTGGTCAGCCAGGAGCCAACGCTATTTGCCGGCACAATCAGAGAAAACATTGTGTATGGCACAGAAACAGCAAGTGAGGCAGAAATTGAGAATGCAGCAAGGTCCGCCAATGCACATGACTTCATCAGCAACCTCAAGGATGGATATGACACATGGTGTGGCGAGAGAGGTGTTCAGCTGTCAGGAGGGCAGAAGCAGCGCATTGCAATTGCCCGTGCCATCCTGAAGAACCCGGCCATCTTGCTACTAGATGAGGCTACCAGTGCACTGGACAGCCAGTCCGAAAAGGTGGTACAGGAGGCACTGGAGAGAGTGATGGTTGGCAGGACAAGTGTGGTGGTGGCACACAGGCTCAGCACAATCCAAAATTGTGACCTGATCACTGTGCTCGACAAAGGAATTGTTGTGGAGAAGGGCACACACTCATCCCTCATGTCAAAGGGTCCCTCTGGAACATATTATAGCTTGGTTAGTTTGCAacaaggaggcaaccagaactaa